The Salmo salar chromosome ssa06, Ssal_v3.1, whole genome shotgun sequence genome window below encodes:
- the LOC106606521 gene encoding myeloid-associated differentiation marker: MVTLDTRTLTVPVGIVRMLEVVLTCISFSLVASVGHIGSSYWAWCMFTWVFCCFVTLFILIMEFTTLHARVPISWDDFTTAFAMLSTLMVLAASIIYPTFFTCASCGKQIAATVTSCLAFILYATEVGLTRAKPGEISGFLSTVPGLLKVLEAFVACIIFISLDHGLYSRFPGLQWCVAVYSLCFIFALIIILFTICRLLSLFPFPFDKVLTGYNVLAVLMYMTCVVIWPLYSFQNNHSRPSGCGRSCYWDNLVVVAFMTCFNLVVYIVDTVYSFKLVFFVTPA, translated from the exons ATGGTGACCCTGGACACGCGGACCCTGACGGTACCCGTGGGCATTGTGAGAATGCTGGAGGTGGTCCTCACCTGTATCTCCTTCAGCCTGGTGGCCTCGGTGGGTCACATCGGCTCATCCTACTGGGCCTGGTGCATGTTCACCTGGGTCTTCTGTTGCTTCGTCACCCTCTTCATCCTCATCATGGAGTTCACCACCCTCCATGCCCGGGTGCCCATCTCCTGGGATGACTTCACCACCGCCTTTGCCATGCTGTCCACGCTCATG GTGCTGGCTGCCTCCATTATCTACCCCACCTTCTTCACCTGTGCCTCATGCGGGAAGCAGATCGCCGCCACCGTCACTTCCTGTCTGGCCTTCATCTTGTACGCCACGGAGGTGGGCCTGACCCGGGCCAAACCCGGCGAGATCAGCGGGTTCCTCTCCACCGTCCCGGGCCTCCTCAAGGTCCTCGAGGCCTTCGTGGCCTGCATCATCTTCATCTCTCTGGACCATGGCCTCTACTCGCGGTTCCCAGGGCTCCAGTGGTGCGTGGCGGTCTATTCGCTATGTTTCATCTTCGCCCTCATCATCATCCTCTTTACTATCTGCCGCCTGCTGTCGCTCTTCCCGTTCCCGTTCGACAAGGTGCTGACGGGCTACAACGTGCTGGCCGTGCTGATGTACATGACGTGTGTGGTGATATGGCCTCTCTATAGCTTCCAGAACAACCACAGCAGACCCAGCGGGTGTGGCCGCTCCTGCTACTGGGATAACCTGGTCGTAGTGGCATTCATGACCTGTTTCAACCTTGTGGTTTACATTGTGGACACGGTCTACTCTTTCAAGCTGGTGTTCTTCGTCACCCCGGCTTAG